In the Oncorhynchus gorbuscha isolate QuinsamMale2020 ecotype Even-year linkage group LG05, OgorEven_v1.0, whole genome shotgun sequence genome, one interval contains:
- the LOC124035086 gene encoding G1/S-specific cyclin-E1-like, translating to MPSKGENVESRTIDHEMPKETAVRSKKRKSDVAVYLQDPDEVAEMTKKNQCGALVCWNPESVHTIPCSRIPTPDNEVDQPVALNATGFSTQYTFKNIFVTPTRSSPLPVLCWASSDDVWNNLLKKDDTYSRDIHVMKKHPHLQPKMRAILLDWLMEVCEVYKLHRETFYLAQDYFDRFMATQTNVFKCTLQLIGISSLFIAAKMEEIYPPKVHQFAYVTDGACTEDDIICMELIIMKELKWRLSPLTPVSWLNIYMQVAYLKESDEVLIPQYPQTTFVQIAELLDLCTLDVKCLEFSYGVLAASALFHFSSLELVEKVSALKWSDVEECVRWMVPFAMSIREVGSSALRTFKGIPADDMHNIQTHAAYLDWMVKACAYPQVDVDRSQSSPIPSGVLTPPPSSEKPEGTVS from the exons ATGCCAAGCAAAGG GGAAAATGTGGAATCCAGGACAATTGATCATGAGATGCCCAAAGAAACTGCAGTGAGATCCAAGAAAAGAAAATCAGACGTTGCCGTT TATTTACAAGACCCAGATGAAGTGGCAGAGATGACGAAAAAGAACCAGTGTGGCGCTTTG GTGTGCTGGAATCCTGAGTCTGTTCACACGATCCCGTGCAGCCGGATCCCCACGCCTGACAACGAAGTCGATCAACCAGTTGCTTTGAATGCCACTGGGTTTTCTACTCAGTACACCTTCAAAAACATATTTGTCACCCCCACCAGGTCTTCCCCTCTTCCTGTGCTATG CTGGGCAAGCAGTGACGACGTATGGAACAACCTGTTGAAGAAAGACGACACGTATTCTCGAGACATCCACGTCATGAAGAAACACCCACACCTCCAACCCAAGATGAGGGCCATTCTTCTCGACTGGCTAATGGAG GTGTGCGAGGTGTACAAGCTTCACAGAGAAACCTTCTACCTGGCTCAGGATTACTTTGATCGGTTCATGGCCACACAGACCAATGTTTTCAAGTGCACACTACAACTCATCGGCATCTCTTCTCTGTTTATAGCTGCCAAGATGGAG GAAATCTACCCTCCAAAAGTGCATCAATTTGCCTATGTTACTGATGGTGCCTGCACTGAGGATGATATCATATGTATGGAGCTAATCATTATGAAG GAGCTGAAGTGGCGTTTGAGTCCCCTGACACCTGTGTCCTGGCTAAACATCTACATGCAGGTTGCCTACCTGAAAGAATCCGACGAGGTTCTCATCCCACAGTACCCGCAAACTACGTTTGTGCAGATTGCCGAG CTCCTGGACCTCTGTACGTTGGATGTGAAATGTCTGGAGTTCTCCTACGGGGTGCTAGCTGCCTCTGCCTTGTTCCATTTCTCCTCGCTGGAGCTGGTGGAGAAAGTCTCAG CTCTGAAGTGGTCTGATGTTGAGGAGTGTGTGAGGTGGATGGTCCCCTTTGCCATGTCCATCAGGGAAGTGGGCAGCTCAGCTCTGAGGACCTTCAAAGGAATCCCGGCAGACGACATGCATAACATCCAGACCCATGCTGCCTATCTGGACTGGATG GTGAAGGCATGTGCCTACCCACAAGTGGATGTAGATCGCAGCCAGAGTTCACCTATACCATCCGGAGTGCTCACTCCGCCCCCTAGCAGCGAGAAGCCAGAGGGCACAGTCTCTTGA